Proteins from a genomic interval of Gossypium hirsutum isolate 1008001.06 chromosome A09, Gossypium_hirsutum_v2.1, whole genome shotgun sequence:
- the LOC107889460 gene encoding ABC transporter G family member 22, with translation MEKSMNSTTLARTQSEQLVIETQAAATPTSKSPTMQNEDAPITSENMGTLSRKSSQRMVVGASPGRSSGGNNNNTHIRKARSAQVKMDVEELSNGAALSRASSASLGLSFSFTGFTVPPDEITDSKPFSDDDIPEDIEAGTCKPKFQTEPTLPIYLKFSDVTYKVITKGMTTSEERDILNGITGAVSPGEVLALMGPSGSGKTTLLNLLGGRLIQSTVRGSVTYNDQPYSKFLKSKIGFVTQDDVLFPHLTVKETLTYTARLRLSKALSRQQKEKRAIDVIYELGLERCQDTMIGGSFVRGVSGGERKRVCIGNEIIINPSLLFLDEPTSGLDSTTALRTVQTLQNIAEAGKTVITTIHQPSSRLFHKFDKLILLGKGSSLYFGRASEAMAYFSSIGCSPLIAMNPAEFLLDLANGNINDISVPSELEDKVQVGNSETETRHEKPPPAVVHEYLVEAYESRVAENEKKKLMTPLPLDDEIKLKVFSSKREWGASWWQQYCILFCRGIKERRHDYFSWLRITQVLSTAIILGLLWWQSDSKSTRGRQDQAGLLFFIAVFWGFFPVFTAIFTFPQERAMLSKERAADMYRLSAYFLARTTSDLPLDLILPVLFLLVVYFMAGLRLSAGPFFLSMLTVFLCIIAAQGLGLAIGATLMDLKRATTLASVTVMTFMLAGGYFVKKVPVFISWIRYMSFNYHTYKLLLKVQYQDITPPVNGIKTDDGLWEVGALVAMIFGYRVLAYLSLRGMQLHRGA, from the exons ATGGAGAAATCGATGAATTCGACAACTTTAGCTCGAACACAATCGGAGCAACTGGTGATTGAGACGCAGGCGGCGGCGACGCCGACGTCCAAGTCACCAACGATGCAAAATGAAGATGCACCGATAACATCGGAAAACATGGGAACTCTGTCGCGGAAGTCAAGCCAGCGGATGGTGGTGGGTGCATCGCCGGGGCGGAGCAGCGGCGGTAACAACAATAACACCCACATTAGGAAGGCTAGAAGTGCTCAGGTGAAGATGGACGTGGAAGAGTTGAGCAACGGGGCTGCTCTCAGCCGCGCCTCTAGCGCTAGCTTGGGCTTATCTTTTTCCTTCACTGGCTTCACCGTCCCACCTGATGAAATCACTGATTCCAAACCCTTCAGCGACGACGATATTC CTGAAGACATTGAAGCTGGCACCTGTAAGCCGAAATTTCAGACAGAACCTACTTTGCCAATATATCTAAAG TTCAGTGATGTGACTTACAAGGTGATCACCAAAGGAATGACAACTTCTGAAGAGAGGGATATATTGAATGGAATCACCGGTGCTGTAAGTCCTGGGGAAGTTCTGGCACTTATGGGACCTTCAGGAAGTGGGAAGACCACACTTCTTAATCTGCTTGGTGGCAGGTTAATTCAGTCCACTGTACGTGGTTCAGTCACATACAATGATCAACCCTACTCCAAATTCCTCAAAAGCAA GATCGGATTCGTGACTCAAGACGATGTCCTGTTTCCTCACCTTACAGTGAAAGAAACATTGACCTATACAGCCCGGTTGCGACTGTCCAAGGCTTTATCGAGACAGCAGAAGGAAAAGCGAGCCATAGATGTCATATATGAGTTAGGCTTGGAGAG ATGTCAAGACACCATGATAGGTGGCTCATTCGTCCGTGGAGTGTCCGGGGGAGAAAGGAAAAGAGTTTGTATTGGCAACGAGATCATAATCAACCCTTCCCTTCTCTTTCTTGATGAACCAACCTCTGGTTTGGATTCCACAACCGCTTTAAGGACAGTTCAAACATTACAAAACATAGCCGAG GCAGGGAAGACTGTGATAACAACAATCCACCAGCCATCAAGTAGACTGTTCCACAAATTCGACAAGTTGATTCTTCTAGGGAAAGGCAGTTCGCTTTACTTCGGGAGAGCTTCGGAAGCAATGGCTTATTTCTCATCTATAGGTTGTTCCCCTCTCATTGCCATGAATCCAGCAGAGTTTCTGCTTGACCTTGCAAATGGGAACATAAATGACATATCTGTGCCATCGGAATTAGAGGACAAAGTACAAGTGGGGAATTCTGAAACTGAAACAAGACACGAGAAGCCACCACCGGCAGTCGTTCATGAG TATCTTGTCGAGGCCTACGAGTCGAGAGTTGCAGAAAATGAGAAGAAGAAGCTTATGACTCCTCTTCCCTTGGATGATGAAATTAAGTTAAAAGTGTTTTCTTCGAAACGGGAATGGGGGGCAAGCTGGTGGCAACAATATTGCATCTTATTCTGCAGAGGGATCAAAGAACGAAGGCATGATTATTTTAGCTGGTTGAGAATCACCCAAGTTCTTTCTACAGCAATCATCTTGGGATTACTGTGGTGGCAGTCTGATAGTAAAAGCACCAGAGGCCGTCAAGATCAG GCGGGGTTATTGTTCTTCATTGCTGTCTTCTGGGGATTCTTTCCTGTCTTTACCGCAATCTTCACTTTTCCTCAAGAGAGAGCCATGCTTAGTAAAGAAAGAGCAGCTGACATGTACAGATTGAGCGCATATTTTTTAGCGAGGACTACAAGCGACCTTCCACTTGATCTAATATTACCAGTACTTTTCCTTCTGGTAGTCTACTTCATGGCTGGCCTGAGACTGAGTGCCGGCCCCTTTTTCCTCAGCATGCTTACGGTTTTTCTCTGCATCATTGCCGCCCAG GGTCTTGGACTAGCCATTGGTGCCACACTAATGGACTTAAAGAGGGCTACAACTTTGGCTTCAGTAACTGTGATGACCTTCATGCTGGCTGGTGGCTATTTTGTGAAG AAAGTTCCAGTGTTCATTTCCTGGATCCGCTATATGTCTTTCAACTATCATACTTACAAGCTTCTTCTCAAAGTACAATACCAAGACATTACGCCTCCAGTAAACGGGATAAAAACAGACGATGGCTTATGGGAAGTAGGTGCTCTGGTAGCAATGATCTTTGGTTACCGTGTCTTAGCATACCTGTCTTTGCGGGGGATGCAACTTCACCGTGGAGCTTAA